The nucleotide window TCATTCAGATGCATTCAAAACTGATCAGTTAGCTGCATTTTTCAAAAAGTTAGATTACGTTGATCACAGCTAGACAAAATACATAGAaagatagaccaactatatttgaacttatcgctcacttatttaaagcgAACTTATAACTATGACAGACATttacatagtttataggctttacaaccataaagaaaaaaacatgTATCTTCTCCTTGCCCTTTAAGCTAGGGCTAGGAGGCTTACCTGAACACAGAACACTCTGGACATCTTCAACAGGAACTTTCTTTGCTTTAGggggatttttatttttggctcCCAAAGGtcttcctctcttcttttttccacCAGAAAGCTCTACTTGCACAGGTTTGTGCATCATTACCTCTGCAGGCTCCAACAGACCACCAGGTGTCTCTACTAAACCCAGAGATTTTGCACTGAACTTGGTAGGGAATTCCAGCATTTTTACCTTCTTGGAGGGTGCAACAGGACTTGTCTTGCCTTCCAATAAATCAGACATAAAAAAATTGTAGCTTTTTTGGAGAAGGGAAGGGCTGGTCTCTCTTAGCTTGTTGCTTAGTGTCGACAGGTACCAAAGCCAACCCATTGTCTTCATTAGCTTGTCTTTTTTCTGCACTACGAATAACAATAGGTTTGCATACCTTACTTGTCTCAGGTCCTCCAAATAGAGATCTTCCAACAGGCGAAAGAATGGGGGTAGTAAGACTCTGAACCAACGATGTTAATTTACCAACTTTAACAACTGTCATATACAGACATCCATTAATATGCCAACCAAACATTCATCTCTTATTTCACACAAGAGCGCCATATTTTTCCTATCTTGAATAGTCAATCAAACGGTCAACTTTTAAATCACATTCAAaaggacaattcttaggttcaccccttggGTAAATAAGCATATTCACCATCTCTTGCGATTAAGGcataataattttataattttctaatccgacCATTCATATTGTATaatgtaatacaaagattagctctgtaaaaaaccaatcaaattgaagaacttttagttattcatttctatgaaatacatgaacagttcatcataatagtagtaagtgttgttagaacaatccatttgtttgattcaattagataagtATACCAGTTCGGTGCTTATGTCCAATTCTTTATTGGCCCAGGTATGCTATAGCATTCATAATGTACATGATGATGCGTTGGGCTGGTTAGAGCGGTGTGCTCAGGAACTTTCTTTAGCTCATTTTGGGGAGCTTCTGTTTGCACTCTGGGGGGTCTGGACGGAGAGGAATGATAGAGCTTGGAATAATAAGCAGCGTGAGGCTGCTGATGTGTGTTTGGGACTTGTTTCGAGGTTACAGGAAATTTAGGTTCCATAATGTGAAGCGTGTTGTTCCTAAGAGTAGGAGGAAGGCGGTTTGGAGTGCTCCACCGACTAGAATTGTGAAAATAAATGTGGATGGATCATTTCATCATTTGACTCGTCAAGGTGGTGTAGGTTTTGTGATTCGGGATGATCAAGGGGTAATGTTAGCAGGAGAAGCCTGGCCAGTGCGGGGTTTATACTCGCCTGAGCATGCGGAGATCTTAGCATGTAATTATGCTTTGCAGTTTGCTTTGGACCAAGATTTTGGACCCTTCATCTTGGAAACAGACGCATTGGAAGTGCAAAGGCAACTCCCAATGAACGGCGTAGCCAACACTTCGGTGCTGGGCCGTATTTTTGATGATGTGGTTTTGCTCTTGGAGTCCCAGTCTATATTGGGAGTGAAGCACATAGGGAGAAGTGGAAACACGGTTGCCCATCAGATGGCCATGTATGCTTGCTCTCTTAGACaagaacaatttttcttttctgcaccATCTTTTCTGTTGGCTGCAATTGCAGCAGATCATTGAACTACTTAATGTTGTTTTCTAATAAGATGGCTGACCtcccttgattcaaaaaaagaatTGTTCCATTCAAAAATATTATAGTTTAAATTTGAAAATCTAGtttgatttatcatatttgttGGTTTACTTCTTATATTGACTACAATAATTTTTAACTGAACTTAATTAAATTTAAAGCATCATTATATTGTACTGTACATTAATAAATagtgaaaatattttttatttccttaaattaaTCCCAGTAGAAACCtcaaatcatttggcaacaacACTACCCCTCCATATCGATGGGGCAGAATGTAAGCGTCGCAAACCTGTGGTAAAGTGGCAGAATCCACCAAGTGGCAGGCTCAAGATCAATATCGATGGGGTCTATCGTGCAGATAGTGGTAATGGTGGGATTGGAGTGGTAGTCAGAAATGATTTGGGTATGGGCATCGCGGTTATTGCTAGACCCTTTATACAGGAACACTCGGCTCTAAATATGGAAGCAAAGGCGTGTAGAGCGGGTCCTCTTCTTGGTATTCACCAAGGTTGGTCGGAAGTTGATATTGAAAGTGACTCAACCCTGTTAATTGCTGCCCTACAGAGTAAGGAGAAGAATTATTCGGAGGTAAGTCGAGTATTAGATGATTGTAAAGATTACTTGTTGGCTTTTTAATCAGTTAGAATTCAGCATATTTTCCGTGAAGTAAATGGTGTTGCGGATCGGCTGGTTCACCTTGCTAGTTTGTTTTACTTTGATGATGTTTGGAtagatgagactcctgctattattcaggatgttctctatgaggattatTGTAATTGTTTCTCTACAGCTCGGGGTTCAAGTGTTATGTCCCTTCCGATACAAaattataattataatataataaatgaaacCGGGTGTGGGGTTAGCCTCCTAGCTAGGCTAAGTTCCAAACtcctatcaaaaaaaaaaaacattacccCTTCATAGAATTCTTTTTCATTTgcaagtttttattctttttatcgGATGTCCCCAaaagggatttttttttattattttttttttatagagagaacttcttttttattttattttgaaaattagAAGAGTGAAGTAGTGAACTGAAAGAGTTTCTATTTTGGAGGGCAAGCCTTTTGCACGTGTTCAAATTTTTGACACCCGGAATCACGCACAAATCTACGCGCCTATTTGATTggtaataaataaaataaaacaaaacataaaaccCCAATTATAGGATGTTATTCCTTTTAGAGattccctctttcttcttcttcttcttcttcttctccactcTTTTAACTCTTCCATCTCTCGGAGATCGAAAGTCCAATGGAGTCTCTGACCCTCTTCTGTACTGGTGCTCTCCTTGCCGGTGGGCTCTACTGGTTCGTCTGCGTTCTCGGCCCAGCCGAGCGACAGGGCAAGCGGGCCGCAGATCTCTCCGGCGGCTCCATCTCTGCCGAAAATGTCCAAGACAGTTACAATCAGTACTGGTCTTTCTTCCGTCGCCCTAAACAGATCGAAGCCTCCGACAAAGTCCCCGACTTCGTAGACACCTTTTACAACCTCGTCACCGATATTTACGAGTGGGGTTGGGGCCAGTCCTTCCACTTCTCCCCCTCCGTCGCCGGCAAGTCCCACAAGGATGCCACGCGCCTCCACGAGGAGATGGCGGTCGATCTCATTAGCGTCAAACCCGGAGCTCGAATCCTCGACGTCGGGTGCGGCGTTGGCGGGCCCATGCGCGCCATTGCAGCCCACTCGCGGGCGAACGTCGTGGGGATCACGATCAACGAGTACCAGGTGAAGAGGGCGCGTCTGCACAACAACAAGGCCGGGCTCGACTCACTCTGCCAGGTCGTGTGCGGCAACTTCCTCCAGATGCCGTTCCCGGAGAACAGCTTCGACGGCGCGTACTCGATCGAGGCGACGTGCCACGCGCCGAAGCTGGAGGAGGTGTACGCCGAGGTCTTTAGGGTTCTGAAGCCTGGAGCGCTGTACGCTTCGTACGAGTGGGTGACGACTGACAAGTACAACGGGGACGATGCGGAACACAGGGAGGTGATTCAGGGGATCGAAAGAGGCGACGCCTTGCCGGGGCTGAGGACCCACGTGGACATCGCCGAGGCGGCGAAGAGGGTAGGGTTTGAAGTGGTGAAGGAGAAGGATCTGGCAAAGCCTCCCAGCGGGCCGTGGTGGACTAGGTTGAAGATGGGCAGGATCGCCTACTGGCGCAACCACATTCTGGTCACCGTGCTCTCCTTCTTGGGGATTGCACCCAAAGGAACAGTGGATGTTCACGAGATGCTTTTCGTCACCGCTGACTATTTGACCAGGGGTGGAGAGACCGGAATCTTCACTCCGATGCATATGATCCTCTGCCGGAAGCCGGAATAATCTTCACCTGTCCAACCCCCTGTTGTTATTGTTTTCGGTCTTCCTAGACTctgttttttctctcttcttattGTTATTTTGACCCGTCTAATTTATTGTCCCTCATGTTTTTCCCGTTCGGAATTATTTGAATTTCGTGATTAGGATCTTCGCCTTCTTCACATTCTAATGTTCTGGTAGTAATATATAATGTAATTTTCGCTCTTAATTTTTGGTAGTTTTGTGTCTGTGATGTATCTGGACTATTGCTCTAAAGCATCTAATGTTCTAATCTGTACCAGATGCTTCGAATCTTTCTCTTTttggtaaataaaaaaaaatccatgcttcgaatctttctctttttggtaaatgaaaaaaaatccgtttttttttttgtgttgtagtaaataggtaaaatgtctatatcatggagtatgcacttaagaagtggagaatgtgtggtttgtatggaatgcacattgagaggtagagaaattgtgtagcaaatatactaatgtatgtagggcaaatttacactactttgtaaccctatataaaccccctcaatatgagaagaagactcaccaattcactcttcagtttctctgaaacacgttatcagcacgaaatcgctctagaattagaatcgaaATCGATTAGAGTAGTGAAAGTTCATGATCCGAACTAGGTCATTTTACCAACCTTAcaagaaacccccaaatcctatcacatatcaaagcccttgatcccAGAAGCTCAGAACCGGTCTCAGAACCTCCAAAACCGGCCAAAAACAGCCTGAACCGGCCTCTGGAATTCCTGAACCGCTGCCGAAccgctgccgagcagctgccgaggcccctgcacaccacctgccgagacctgccgagcagctgccgagagccctgcacatcacctgccgagcagctgccgagagccctgcacaccacctgccgagacctgccgagagccctgcagaccccctgccgagcacctgccgacagctgccgagcccccctgccgagcacctgccgacagcctgccgagcacctgccgagcatctgccggcagatctgccgagccattttccggccacttttcggacacttttccggcgactttccggacactttttccggtcaattcttaaggtaaacttttctaaaagttcccgtttttgaagtttttattacttttctcttcttttcacggggacttccaacatcccttattctacccccctttcttcttcataggggagaccaaaaaggccgaactgtgggggttcgtgctcactccaagcttggagcttgtagagtcctccaaacttagaatttgttgagaagaaaacaatcgaccacatacatcattgtttcgatttaatccaaaacccctcttggaatcaagattttcttggaagcgactacgctcagaaaatccctaatttcttgaaagcgattacgctcagaaagtttatagtttttcgtggtagcctttttcgctccgaaactaaccctattttcttgttgttcttcaggatgagtaacctgaacaagttgagcttcaacccactagggacaacaggcgcaggataccacaagtggatccgtgatgtgcgccagcatcttaaggctgatgggatcctgagtacgatccaagagccaagtcaggacgtgcttactcctcaacaagctcttgcttttgaagcaaatagagcaaagagagaggctaatgaagcaaaagccatcattctcatgacaaggcacatgaatgacgcgctccaaaatgagtacctcaatgaggaagacccaagaaagctatgggtagaactcgagcagcgttttggcaacgtccgtgattccctgcttcccgacttagaagagagatggcaaagcctccgcttctgtgatttcaagacagttcttgactacaattcggaagcacttcgtatcaagtctatgatggaattctgtggacatcaaatcactgatacgatgttgatcgagaaaactctctctaccttccctgtctctgcattaatgatagctaaaaactatcgaattgatatcaatgctagacgcatcacaagatttcatgagctaattggtgtcatgaacgtagctgaaaagcacgacaacatacttgtgaagaactataactctagacccgtgggaaccaagtcaattccggagtctaattatagtcgcacctccaagggaggacgcaaggagcgaaaccctaaaagaagggataattatggacgttcaggtccatattctcgccctaaagaggaaggaaaccgccaagataggcgtgcacggaaccgtggaggtaaacgtgtgaagagagagcgaggccaagcctccggttatggtggtaacaccaccaatggaaacaaccgttttcaaagtgctcctaaagcacctcgatcaagggaacctgaccataacgatgcttgtctccgatgtggactacctggacattgggcaagggcatgtaaagcatcccagaatgttgcaaacgcgtacaaaatg belongs to Rosa chinensis cultivar Old Blush chromosome 4, RchiOBHm-V2, whole genome shotgun sequence and includes:
- the LOC112197206 gene encoding uncharacterized protein LOC112197206 yields the protein MIELGIISSVRLLMCVWDLFRGYRKFRFHNVKRVVPKSRRKAVWSAPPTRIVKINVDGSFHHLTRQGGVGFVIRDDQGVMLAGEAWPVRGLYSPEHAEILACNYALQFALDQDFGPFILETDALEVQRQLPMNGVANTSVLGRIFDDVVLLLESQSILGVKHIGRSGNTVAHQMAMYACSLRQEQFFFSAPSFLLAAIAADH
- the LOC112196080 gene encoding 24-methylenesterol C-methyltransferase 2, which codes for MESLTLFCTGALLAGGLYWFVCVLGPAERQGKRAADLSGGSISAENVQDSYNQYWSFFRRPKQIEASDKVPDFVDTFYNLVTDIYEWGWGQSFHFSPSVAGKSHKDATRLHEEMAVDLISVKPGARILDVGCGVGGPMRAIAAHSRANVVGITINEYQVKRARLHNNKAGLDSLCQVVCGNFLQMPFPENSFDGAYSIEATCHAPKLEEVYAEVFRVLKPGALYASYEWVTTDKYNGDDAEHREVIQGIERGDALPGLRTHVDIAEAAKRVGFEVVKEKDLAKPPSGPWWTRLKMGRIAYWRNHILVTVLSFLGIAPKGTVDVHEMLFVTADYLTRGGETGIFTPMHMILCRKPE